In Dendropsophus ebraccatus isolate aDenEbr1 chromosome 14, aDenEbr1.pat, whole genome shotgun sequence, the following proteins share a genomic window:
- the LOC138772689 gene encoding proton channel OTOP2-like, which yields MGPSESDQQELEVPPKPNQSQELTVPNTVHEDTVSHPQADAGGKDTLVTQVDLSVQSHMQGNHQSNHEVPSDIWKKGGRLLSALLAINVGLIACVLVSSGTLEEVSVKDTEVLAFLVILMLLSTVWMIFQFYFSCRKNAVLYKDSHAGPVWLRGGLVFFGICSLVLDVFKIGYYISYIDCESPIKLIHPMVQSAFIILQTYFLWVSSKHCVQIHTNISRYGLMLVLITNLSIWMAAVTDESVHQTKDLEEDFKELASTSGYHDHRDAGGAHGHTCRCSNHLCHIFQTGYYYLYPFNIEYSLFASAMTYVMWKNVGRQIDDNTPCHRRLSPCFCFHSIFVGLIFGGIVLLGGIVALVTYKVKVNIRAKSHQAHVMFYSFNVVVLSIMSVGALTGSIIYRFDKRHMDGHKNPTRTLDVTLLLGAALGQYCISYYSIVAMVATTPGELLNALNLIYSLLMIVQLTLQNTFIIEGLHREPFRDSPLDPHKEHVYTNESVAPSLPEETYEEPSVPSGTHTVDNQMEMDQIRPWNLKRRLIQEISLFLLLCNIILWLMPAFGARPQLKNDLELKFYGPTVWTIITNISLPFGIFYRMHGAASLLEVFRMS from the exons ATGGGCCCCTCAGAATCTGACCAACAAGAACTGGAAGTGCCCCCCAAACCAAATCAAAGTCAGGAATTAACTGTTCCTAACACAGTTCATGAAGATACAGTATCTCATCCTCAAGCAGATGCTGGAGGAAAAGACACTTTAGTGACCCAGGTGGATTTATCTGTCCAAAGTCATATGCAAGGCAACCATCAAAGTAACCATGAAGTCCCCTCTGATATCTGGAAAAAAGGAGGTCGCCTACTATCTGCATTGCTGGCCATAAATGTTGGTCTGATCGCCTGTGTCCTTGTGAGTAGTGGCACCTTAGAAGAAGTCTCTGTCAAGGACACAGAAGTTCTTGCTTTCTTGGTCATTCTTATGCTGCTGTCCACTGTCTGGATGATatttcaattttatttttcttgccgGAAAAATGCAGTACTCTACAAAGACTCACACGCAGGACCCGTATGGCTGAGAG GTGGCCTGGTGTTCTTTGGGATCTGCAGTCTGGTTCTTGATGTATTTAAGATTGGTTATTACATTAGTTATATTGATTGTGAATCTCCAATCAAGCTCATTCACCCAATGGTGCAAAGCGCATTCATTATCCTTCAG ACCTATTTTCTCTGGGTGTCCAGTAAACACTGTGTACAGATTCATACCAACATTTCCAG GTATGGTCTCATGTTGGTGCTGATAACAAATCTCAGTATATGGATGGCTGCTGTGACTGATGAGTCTGTCCATCAGACTAAAGACCTAGAGGAAGATTTCAAAGAGCTGGCCAGCACAAGTGGATATCATGATCACAGAG ATGCTGGTGGAGCACACGGCCACACTTGCCGCTGCAGTAATCATTTGTGCCACATCTTCCAAACTGGATACTATTACCTCTACCCATTTAACATAGAATATAGCCTGTTTGCCTCAGCCATGACGTATGTTATGTGGAAAAACGTTGGCCGACAGATAGATGACAACACGCCATGCCACCGTCGTCTTAGCCCCTGCTTCTGCTTTCATAGTATTTTTGTGGGACTTATATTCGGAGGAATAGTTCTTCTTGGTGGTATTGTGGCTCTTGTTACATACAAAGTGAAAGTCAATATACGAGCCAAAAGCCACCAGGCTCATGTTATGTTTTATTCATTCAACGTTGTTGTCCTCAGCATTATGTCCGTTGGCGCGCTCACTGGCTCCATTATTTACCGGTTTGACAAGAGGCACATGGATGGTCACAAGAATCCAACACGCACTTTAGATGTGACTTTGCTTCTTGGAGCAGCACTTGGTCAATACTGTATCTCATATTATTCCATAGTAGCGATGGTAGCTACAACTCCTGGGGAGCTGCTCAATGCTCTGAATCTGATCTACTCCTTACTCATGATTGTACAACTTACATTGCAGAATACCTTTATTATTGAAGGGCTGCATAGAGAACCTTTTAGAGATTCCCCTCTGGATCCACATAAAGAACATGTTTATACCAATGAGTCTGTTGCCCCTAGCCTACCAGAAGAGACTTATGAAGAGCCATCAGTACCTTCCGGAACACATACGGTAGACAATCAAATGGAAATGGATCAAATTCGCCCATGGAATTTAAAAAGGAGACTCATTCAGGAGATTTCCCTTTTTTTGCTGCTCTGCAACATTATA CTCTGGTTAATGCCTGCATTTGGTGCCCGACCACAGTTAAAGAATGATTTAGAGTTGAAGTTCTATGGACCTACAGTGTGGACTATAATCACTAACATCAGCCTCCCATTTGGCATCTTCTATCGTATGCATGGAGCTGCCAGCCTACTGGAAGTGTTTCGAATGTCATAG